In Streptomyces sp. TLI_146, the genomic stretch GGGCAAGCACCGCGACTGCGCGCAGGTGGGCATCGCGTCCATCCAGCGCGAACTGCCCGCCACCGCCACGCAGGAGGAGATCGAGGCGGTCGTCCGGGAGCTGAACGAGGACCCGGAGTGCACCGGCTACATCGTCCAACTCCCGCTCCCCAAGGGCATCGACGAGAACCGCATCCTGACCCTGATGGATCCGGCCAAGGACGCGGACGGGCTGCACCCGACCAACCTCGGCCGCCTGGTGCTCAACGAGCCGGGCCCGCTGCCCTGCACGCCGTACGGGATCATCCAGCTGCTGCGCAAGCACGGTGTGGAGATCAACGGCGCCGAGGTCGTGGTGATCGGCCGCGGTGTCACCATCGGGCGCCCGATGCCGCTGCTGCTGACCCGCCGCTCCGAGAACGCCACGGTGACGCAGTGCCACACCGGCACCCGCGACCTCGCCGCCCATCTGCGCCGGGCCGACATCATCGTGGCCGCCGCCGGGGTGCCGCACCTGGTCAAGCCCGAGGACGTCAAGCCGGGCGCGGCCGTCCTCGACGTCGGCGTCAGCCGTGACGAGAACGGCAGGATCCTCGGCGATGTGCACCCCGGTGTCACCGAGGTGGCGGGCTGGATCTCCCCGAACCCCGGCGGCGTCGGTCCGATGACCCGCGCCCAGCTGCTGGTGAACGTCGTGGAAGCGGCGGAGCGCGGCGTGGCCGCGAGCTGACCGGAAGGGACCGAGGCATGGACGCCGATACGAGTACGGGGGACGGCGGCACCGGCGGGGGCGACCCCGCGGAGCCGCCGCCGAGCGGCGCCCAGCCGTCCCCGGGGGCCGGGCCGGCCCTGAACGGGGCCGGGCCCGCCACGAGCGGCCACGGCGGCCCGGCCGGGGCCTCCCCGAACGGGTCCTCCCCGAACGGGGCCGTGGCCGCAGCCACTCCCGCTCCCCGCAAGGCCTCCCGGCGCTTCCCCTCGGTCACGC encodes the following:
- a CDS encoding bifunctional methylenetetrahydrofolate dehydrogenase/methenyltetrahydrofolate cyclohydrolase — translated: MTAQILDGKATAAAIKSDLAVRVAALKERGIHPGLGTVLVGEDPASQKYVAGKHRDCAQVGIASIQRELPATATQEEIEAVVRELNEDPECTGYIVQLPLPKGIDENRILTLMDPAKDADGLHPTNLGRLVLNEPGPLPCTPYGIIQLLRKHGVEINGAEVVVIGRGVTIGRPMPLLLTRRSENATVTQCHTGTRDLAAHLRRADIIVAAAGVPHLVKPEDVKPGAAVLDVGVSRDENGRILGDVHPGVTEVAGWISPNPGGVGPMTRAQLLVNVVEAAERGVAAS